Proteins encoded together in one Larus michahellis chromosome 4, bLarMic1.1, whole genome shotgun sequence window:
- the DYNLRB2 gene encoding dynein light chain roadblock-type 2: MAEVEETLKRIQAHKGVIATMVINAEGIPIRTTLDNSTTVQYAGLLHQLTVKARSTVRDIDPQNDLTFLRIRSKKHEIMIAPDKEYLLIVIQNPCE, from the exons ATG GCCGAAGTGGAGGAAACCCTCAAGAGGATCCAAGCGCACAAAGGGGTTATTGCAACTATGGTTATAAACGCCGAAG gaattCCAATAAGAACAACTCTTGATAACTCTACAACAGTGCAGTATGCAGGTCTTCTTCATCAGCTCACCGTGAAAGCTAGGAGCACAGTGAGAGATATTGATCCTCAGAATGATCTAACCTTTCTTAGGATCAGATCAAAGAAACATGAAATTATGATAGCTCCAG ATAAGGAGTATCTCCTGATCGTTATTCAGAACCCATGTGAATAG